In one window of Anaerolineales bacterium DNA:
- a CDS encoding peptide ABC transporter substrate-binding protein, giving the protein MTDRFPPRIVFTLALVLAGFAGLTSCNARDVEEAATSSTSQPVSASTAPVDENPDLPTDYEPVRYFNDEAMFSLEPPMNWEVDEPGDGFALSSMVDPVDGARILVTIPGPSIDPANALDEILAVWLGEDAIGETTFEDSFETDAGPSGGFRAGRLRPGSESGIEGWAVARVETSAAAYMFLSTYPEEDSVSFLAAFLSTLKSFRLEPGMPRDFPRENALVLAGSEPLTLDPALTHFGGSGMIGDIFSGLVVLDPQMKVKPALAQGWDVNEDGTVYTFHLNPRARFHNGRPVTADDVLFSWERAARPETNSETVSLYMGDIVGLLDFHAGEADSIEGVRVIDAHTLEVRVDGPKPYFLAKLTYPVSWVVDRYQVGFPNWANHPNGTGPFRHVQHLEETFFLLERNPFYSAEAPHLDFVAYLIYAGYTQSLYQTGEVDFTGLTRDQLERAEDPRDGFYGTVISETGLCTSYVTFNTSLPPFDDPLVRKAFVLAVDRERYVEALTNGEAVVGRGLLPPGMPGVSEDVRPPIYDPELARDYLAESDYYAPGTEPPEIIWTLGSSSGYYSSAAAFLVDTWKDVLDVDIQVEGIDWLSYYDQVDAGNYGHLLLEGWCADYPDPENFLDVLFHSASSQNHAYYNDPEYDGLIEAARTAQNPELRLELYRQSEQYLLDAAPILVLSHSSPSYGVWKAYVFGYVPSPIDVPQNYMIWIER; this is encoded by the coding sequence GTGACTGATCGATTCCCACCCAGAATAGTATTCACACTCGCCCTCGTGCTGGCCGGATTCGCCGGGCTGACGTCGTGCAATGCGCGCGACGTTGAAGAAGCGGCCACTTCGTCAACATCGCAGCCGGTCTCCGCATCCACCGCGCCGGTGGACGAGAATCCGGATTTGCCAACGGACTACGAACCGGTTCGATACTTCAACGATGAAGCCATGTTTTCCCTGGAACCGCCCATGAATTGGGAAGTGGATGAGCCGGGAGATGGTTTTGCGTTGAGTTCGATGGTCGATCCTGTCGATGGGGCTCGAATCCTGGTCACCATTCCGGGACCTTCGATCGATCCGGCGAATGCGCTGGATGAAATTCTGGCGGTCTGGCTGGGGGAAGATGCAATCGGAGAAACTACGTTCGAGGACAGCTTCGAGACGGATGCAGGTCCGTCCGGCGGGTTCCGCGCCGGTCGCCTTCGACCGGGATCCGAATCCGGCATAGAGGGCTGGGCCGTCGCCAGAGTCGAGACGAGCGCGGCTGCGTACATGTTTCTCTCCACGTATCCTGAAGAAGATTCGGTTTCGTTCCTGGCGGCCTTTCTTTCGACGCTGAAAAGCTTCCGTCTCGAGCCCGGTATGCCGCGTGACTTTCCCCGCGAGAATGCCCTGGTACTTGCAGGCAGTGAACCGTTGACGCTCGATCCGGCACTCACCCATTTTGGGGGCAGTGGAATGATCGGGGATATTTTCAGCGGCCTCGTCGTTCTCGATCCACAGATGAAGGTGAAACCCGCATTGGCGCAGGGTTGGGACGTCAATGAAGACGGAACGGTGTATACGTTTCACTTGAATCCACGGGCTCGCTTTCACAATGGGCGTCCCGTTACGGCGGACGATGTCCTCTTCAGTTGGGAGCGTGCCGCCCGCCCGGAAACAAATTCGGAGACGGTTTCCCTTTACATGGGAGACATCGTCGGGCTGCTGGATTTTCATGCGGGAGAGGCAGATTCGATCGAAGGCGTCCGCGTCATTGATGCGCACACCCTGGAAGTCCGTGTCGATGGACCGAAGCCCTATTTTTTAGCCAAACTCACCTACCCAGTCTCCTGGGTGGTCGATCGCTATCAAGTCGGTTTCCCGAATTGGGCCAATCACCCGAACGGAACCGGCCCGTTCCGGCACGTACAGCATCTCGAAGAGACGTTCTTCCTTCTCGAGCGCAATCCGTTTTATTCCGCAGAAGCGCCGCATCTGGATTTCGTGGCCTATCTGATTTACGCGGGCTACACCCAGAGTCTGTATCAAACAGGGGAGGTCGATTTCACCGGTCTCACACGCGATCAACTTGAACGCGCCGAAGATCCCCGGGACGGCTTCTACGGCACGGTGATCTCCGAGACGGGTTTATGTACGAGCTACGTGACGTTCAACACCAGCCTGCCTCCGTTCGACGATCCCCTCGTGCGCAAGGCGTTCGTTCTCGCCGTAGATCGCGAGCGTTACGTCGAAGCGCTCACCAACGGAGAAGCGGTTGTGGGACGCGGGCTGCTTCCGCCCGGTATGCCGGGGGTCAGTGAAGACGTCCGACCCCCGATTTACGATCCCGAACTGGCGCGCGATTATCTCGCTGAATCGGATTATTACGCGCCAGGAACAGAACCGCCTGAGATCATTTGGACCCTGGGAAGCTCGAGCGGCTACTATTCCAGTGCGGCGGCATTCCTGGTGGACACATGGAAAGACGTGCTGGATGTCGACATTCAGGTCGAGGGGATCGATTGGCTGAGTTATTACGATCAGGTGGATGCCGGAAATTACGGCCATTTGTTGTTGGAGGGCTGGTGTGCGGATTATCCCGATCCGGAGAATTTCCTGGATGTCCTCTTCCACAGCGCCTCATCACAAAACCATGCATATTATAATGATCCTGAATATGATGGCCTGATCGAAGCGGCGCGGACGGCACAAAATCCGGAGCTTCGGTTAGAATTGTACCGGCAGTCCGAACAATATCTGCTCGATGCGGCACCCATCCTGGTTCTCAGCCATAGTTCACCTTCTTATGGCGTCTGGAAAGCTTACGTGTTTGGCTACGTGCCTTCACCGATCGATGTGCCACAGAACTACATGATCTGGATCGAGCGTTGA
- a CDS encoding immune inhibitor A yields MSTDEQKPAVWFSIGLVTTLVVFFCIAVAVLTIVLLGDAVDSVFSSEQVAQSTPTESPGESVTQESSSPTIFDAMIQEDVDLELAREMRASLADTIVPEADPRSLAERFRGVDDVPIVLREHADPIPIGAKESFWITDNQEGESFEITASLAYITDHVYFWVEDGVSYNEEDAVALVDTFENSIYPKDREFFGEEWSPGVDGDVHLYILFARGLGYNVAGLYGSIDEYSPLVHPYSNAHEIFYISADNVFLREEFTYGVLAHEFQHMIHWYRDSNESTWMNEGFSEFAVLLNGYDVGGVDYLYASDTDKTLDYWPSGEDSSAHYGQAFLFITYFMDRFGAETTQDVVANPDNGLDSIDRVLESEASSGALSGAAVGADDVYSDWSVAMWLNDPSISNGEYSYRSYDPPTPRPAVSFFECPGDEQVQDVKQYGIDYIEFTCTGTFTADFQGLPSVRVVPEDAHSGDYAFWSNRGDTSDMTLTRSFDFSEVSGDINFDYWVWYDIEEDWDYLYLLASADGGETWQFVETPSGTDTNPTGNSYGWGYTGHSGDPSTSAWIRESVDLSAFAGQQILLRFEYITDAAVNGDGLLLDDLSIKAIDYEEDFESGDGDWDAAGFVRLYNHLPQTYRLVLIETGRETRVRELPLDEDQSTEFELTIGDEFDEAVLVVIGTARHTWQPAYYKYLVQP; encoded by the coding sequence ATGTCAACAGATGAGCAAAAACCGGCGGTCTGGTTTTCGATCGGCCTGGTCACGACTTTGGTGGTCTTTTTCTGTATTGCGGTGGCCGTCTTGACGATTGTGCTGCTCGGCGATGCGGTCGACTCGGTATTCTCGTCAGAGCAAGTGGCGCAAAGCACACCGACCGAAAGCCCCGGTGAATCCGTAACGCAAGAGTCATCTTCGCCTACGATCTTCGATGCGATGATTCAGGAAGACGTCGATCTCGAATTGGCGCGTGAGATGCGGGCGAGTCTGGCTGACACCATCGTGCCCGAAGCCGATCCGAGATCTCTGGCGGAGCGCTTTCGAGGCGTCGACGATGTCCCTATCGTGCTGCGCGAGCACGCCGATCCGATCCCCATCGGTGCGAAGGAATCCTTCTGGATCACAGACAATCAAGAGGGGGAGAGCTTCGAGATCACTGCCAGTTTGGCTTACATCACCGACCACGTCTACTTCTGGGTCGAGGACGGCGTGAGTTATAACGAAGAAGATGCGGTGGCTCTGGTGGATACGTTCGAAAACAGCATCTATCCGAAGGACCGGGAATTTTTCGGCGAAGAATGGTCTCCCGGTGTGGATGGGGACGTACATCTCTACATTCTTTTTGCCCGCGGCCTGGGATACAACGTGGCCGGTTTGTACGGCTCCATCGATGAGTACTCGCCTCTGGTTCATCCGTATTCGAACGCACATGAGATTTTCTACATCAGCGCGGACAACGTCTTTCTGCGTGAGGAGTTTACTTACGGCGTGCTGGCCCATGAATTCCAACACATGATCCATTGGTATCGAGACAGCAACGAAAGTACCTGGATGAACGAGGGCTTCTCGGAATTTGCCGTCTTGTTGAACGGCTATGACGTCGGCGGGGTCGATTATCTCTACGCCAGCGATACCGATAAGACCCTCGATTACTGGCCCAGTGGGGAGGACAGTTCGGCGCACTACGGCCAGGCTTTTCTCTTCATTACCTATTTCATGGATCGCTTCGGCGCCGAGACCACGCAGGATGTGGTTGCCAATCCCGATAACGGCCTGGATTCGATCGATCGCGTTCTCGAAAGCGAGGCTTCTTCCGGTGCGTTATCCGGCGCTGCAGTCGGCGCCGATGATGTGTATTCGGATTGGAGTGTGGCGATGTGGTTGAATGACCCGTCCATCTCGAACGGGGAATACAGCTACCGATCGTACGATCCTCCCACGCCGCGGCCTGCTGTCTCCTTCTTCGAATGCCCTGGCGATGAACAGGTACAGGACGTCAAACAATATGGCATTGATTACATTGAATTTACCTGTACGGGTACGTTCACTGCCGATTTCCAGGGGCTTCCAAGCGTGCGGGTCGTTCCGGAAGACGCCCATTCCGGGGATTATGCGTTTTGGTCAAACCGCGGCGACACGTCCGACATGACCTTGACGCGCAGCTTCGATTTCAGCGAGGTGAGCGGCGACATCAACTTCGATTATTGGGTCTGGTATGACATCGAAGAGGACTGGGATTACTTGTATCTGCTGGCCTCCGCAGATGGCGGGGAGACCTGGCAGTTCGTAGAGACGCCCTCCGGAACGGATACCAATCCGACGGGAAATTCCTACGGCTGGGGATACACGGGACACAGCGGCGATCCGAGTACATCGGCTTGGATTCGTGAAAGCGTCGATCTGTCGGCGTTCGCGGGACAGCAAATCTTGCTGCGTTTCGAGTACATCACCGACGCAGCCGTCAACGGTGACGGCTTGTTGTTGGACGATCTTTCCATCAAAGCAATCGACTATGAAGAAGATTTCGAATCCGGGGACGGGGACTGGGATGCGGCGGGCTTCGTGCGCCTGTACAATCACCTGCCGCAGACGTATCGGCTCGTCTTGATCGAGACCGGACGTGAGACCCGCGTCCGCGAGCTGCCTCTGGACGAGGATCAATCCACCGAGTTCGAATTGACGATCGGCGATGAATTCGACGAGGCGGTCCTGGTCGTCATCGGCACCGCACGGCACACCTGGCAGCCGGCATACTACAAATACCTGGTCCAACCATGA
- a CDS encoding peptidase MA family metallohydrolase, protein MMQRYRTLLVFVLGMLLSGFQFRQQAGIQIVEAKATLNFPEEIEFTIELESDVLIEVVELEYGLDVSSCVTDVNRVIPDDFQPGYDVNTYWVWNMRRTGSLPPGARLWWRWHVVDAGGIELRTEKQWLTWIDRAHAWRTVQSGNVYLHWYAGDETFANRLLDAAVEAQDLLELDIGTHLDRDVNLYIYKDFDDLRDAILFEPSWAGGLAYSGFAIVIIGISPDNLDWGIDTISHEFAHVMVGSAVDHCYSSIPTWLNEGLAMYAEGGLDDYSEYLLSEAIDDDQLLSVRSLSDSFAEHTEIAQLSYAQSYSLVEFLIDEYGQGSMLALLQAFQDGYRYDTALEKVYGFDADGLDRVWRESVGASTDSLDATAHEATPTVFPTIQPYVIESSSVQTSGEKPPIEASTPETGSENPAGDVSSFPWGIGLVILGVIVLMGIVWWLQRRRNRLPGGGTRD, encoded by the coding sequence ATGATGCAAAGATATCGAACACTGCTGGTTTTCGTGCTGGGCATGCTGCTATCCGGATTTCAATTTCGGCAGCAAGCCGGCATTCAGATCGTCGAGGCGAAAGCGACACTTAACTTTCCGGAGGAGATCGAATTTACGATCGAACTGGAGAGTGACGTCCTCATCGAAGTCGTGGAATTGGAATACGGTCTCGACGTCAGCAGCTGCGTGACCGACGTCAATCGGGTGATCCCGGATGATTTCCAACCCGGCTACGACGTGAATACGTATTGGGTGTGGAACATGCGCCGGACGGGGTCGCTGCCTCCTGGCGCAAGGTTGTGGTGGCGCTGGCACGTGGTCGACGCAGGCGGGATCGAGCTGAGGACAGAAAAACAGTGGTTGACGTGGATCGATCGTGCGCATGCCTGGAGGACCGTTCAATCCGGAAATGTCTATCTGCATTGGTATGCAGGCGATGAAACCTTCGCCAATCGCCTCCTGGACGCTGCCGTGGAAGCCCAAGACCTTTTGGAGCTCGACATTGGGACACACCTGGATCGGGACGTTAATCTTTATATTTATAAGGATTTTGATGACCTGCGTGACGCCATACTCTTCGAACCAAGCTGGGCGGGCGGCCTGGCCTATTCCGGGTTTGCGATCGTGATCATCGGAATCTCGCCCGACAACCTGGATTGGGGAATCGATACGATCTCCCACGAATTTGCCCACGTGATGGTTGGCAGCGCCGTCGATCACTGCTACAGCAGCATACCCACATGGCTGAATGAAGGTCTGGCGATGTATGCCGAAGGCGGCCTGGACGACTATTCGGAGTACCTACTCAGTGAAGCGATCGATGACGATCAGCTCCTTTCGGTTCGCTCGTTGAGCGACAGTTTCGCCGAGCACACGGAAATAGCCCAGCTGTCCTACGCACAATCGTACAGCCTGGTCGAATTCTTGATCGATGAGTACGGGCAGGGGTCGATGCTGGCGCTCTTGCAAGCCTTTCAGGACGGTTATCGTTACGACACCGCGCTTGAAAAGGTGTACGGCTTCGATGCGGATGGATTGGATCGAGTATGGCGGGAGTCGGTCGGTGCGAGCACGGATTCACTCGATGCGACGGCTCATGAAGCGACGCCGACCGTTTTCCCGACGATCCAACCTTACGTCATCGAATCTTCTTCCGTTCAAACCAGCGGCGAGAAGCCTCCGATCGAAGCCTCTACGCCGGAGACCGGCAGCGAAAATCCTGCAGGGGATGTTTCATCCTTTCCGTGGGGGATCGGATTGGTGATCCTGGGCGTTATTGTTTTGATGGGCATTGTCTGGTGGTTGCAGCGCAGAAGGAATCGGCTGCCCGGTGGAGGAACGCGTGACTGA
- a CDS encoding dynamin family protein — MTFPTLLDDRQSELWEAERKQIEQLIDLLRDWETTPADLEHLQQALQQLDELFLLVVVGEFNSGKSALINALLGKAYLPQGVTPTTDRIYVVRYGEEGAPEFVAKDVRVVRYPAEFLREVNIVDTPGTNAVLRHHESIVREFIPRSDLVIFVTSADRPFTESERAFLEHIQEWGKKIVVAINKIDILEDQQSIDEVREFVRGGVQELLKLSPHMFSFSARRALEKADGSDTSGRAAKSDEFADFRKYLLESLTQTDRIRLKLLSPLGVARKIGRQYDELANSRLEILSEDVQVLDKVERHLKLYAEDTDAEYERHWLSIDNKLLEMRLRGEEFIDDRMRLLKVRDMLRGGRLRQDFEDDVVGETPNQIAADVQEIVDWMVEREIRQWRLMAEELSRRRETDSLRAAAEEASSGFAYNRRQLLDNIGVKADGVIKSYDKQTEAARLVTTVQESIAMMGLVEVGAVGLGIVLNALLVGATADATGIIAASVLGVLGFAIIPFRRGRAKKELRTKVRELRARLGTVLRESFERELEQSIGRLREALAPYRRFVLHEEKHLKEIDKGLENVLGQLDALESEIENIK; from the coding sequence ATGACGTTCCCGACGCTATTGGATGATCGTCAAAGCGAACTCTGGGAAGCCGAGCGCAAACAAATCGAGCAGTTGATCGACTTGCTCCGAGATTGGGAGACGACTCCTGCGGACCTCGAACATTTACAGCAGGCATTGCAGCAGCTGGACGAGTTGTTCCTGCTTGTGGTGGTCGGCGAATTCAACAGCGGAAAGTCGGCCTTGATCAACGCCCTGCTGGGGAAGGCGTACTTGCCCCAGGGTGTCACCCCTACCACGGACCGGATCTATGTCGTGCGCTACGGCGAGGAGGGGGCGCCCGAATTCGTCGCCAAGGACGTGCGCGTGGTGCGCTACCCTGCGGAATTCCTGCGCGAAGTCAACATCGTCGACACGCCGGGGACGAACGCCGTCCTGCGGCATCACGAATCCATCGTGCGGGAATTCATTCCCCGCAGCGATCTGGTGATTTTCGTCACCTCGGCGGACCGCCCATTCACGGAAAGCGAACGGGCTTTTCTGGAGCACATTCAGGAATGGGGCAAGAAGATCGTCGTGGCGATCAACAAGATCGATATCCTCGAAGATCAGCAATCGATCGATGAGGTGCGCGAGTTCGTGCGCGGCGGCGTACAGGAATTGCTGAAACTCTCTCCACACATGTTTTCCTTCTCCGCCCGGCGGGCGCTCGAAAAGGCAGACGGTTCGGATACATCCGGGCGCGCCGCGAAGAGTGACGAGTTCGCCGATTTTCGCAAATACTTGTTGGAGAGTCTCACGCAGACGGACCGCATCCGCTTGAAGCTGCTCAGTCCGCTGGGCGTGGCGCGGAAAATCGGCCGACAGTACGACGAACTGGCGAATTCAAGGCTGGAAATTCTCTCCGAAGACGTACAGGTGTTGGACAAAGTCGAGCGCCATCTCAAGTTGTATGCGGAAGACACCGATGCCGAATACGAGCGTCATTGGCTCAGCATCGATAACAAACTCTTGGAAATGCGATTGCGCGGCGAGGAATTCATCGACGATCGAATGCGGCTTTTGAAGGTTCGCGACATGCTGCGCGGCGGCCGGCTGCGCCAGGATTTCGAAGACGACGTGGTTGGGGAGACGCCGAATCAAATCGCCGCCGACGTGCAGGAGATCGTCGACTGGATGGTCGAGCGCGAGATTCGCCAGTGGCGGTTGATGGCCGAAGAACTGAGCCGCCGGCGCGAGACGGATTCGCTGCGTGCCGCCGCCGAAGAGGCTTCCAGCGGCTTTGCATACAATCGCCGGCAGCTGCTGGACAACATCGGTGTTAAAGCGGATGGCGTGATTAAAAGCTACGACAAGCAAACAGAAGCAGCGAGGCTGGTGACGACGGTGCAGGAATCGATCGCCATGATGGGTCTGGTCGAAGTCGGCGCCGTGGGTCTGGGGATTGTCTTGAATGCGCTTCTCGTGGGCGCAACGGCTGACGCGACGGGCATCATCGCCGCCAGCGTGCTGGGTGTGCTCGGTTTCGCCATCATTCCCTTCCGGCGCGGTCGTGCGAAGAAGGAATTGCGCACGAAGGTCCGTGAACTGCGTGCCAGGCTCGGGACTGTACTGCGGGAGAGTTTCGAACGAGAACTGGAACAATCGATCGGGAGATTGCGGGAGGCGCTCGCACCCTACCGGCGCTTCGTGCTGCACGAGGAGAAGCACTTGAAGGAAATCGATAAAGGCCTCGAAAATGTACTCGGCCAACTCGATGCGCTGGAGAGCGAGATCGAGAACATCAAATGA
- a CDS encoding histidine phosphatase family protein — translation MKKLYLVRHSKSSWKNPGLSDFERPLNKRGKRDAPFMGKLLAKRGVRPEIIFSSPAKRAVNSAKIIAEEIGYPLEEIVTQAKIYDASVADLLEVVHDFDSIYREVMLFGHNPGITGLVNYLSDFDLDNIPTSGVVCIEFNGTAWHRISRHSGAVVFFEYPKKYLD, via the coding sequence GTGAAGAAGCTCTATCTCGTCCGGCATTCGAAATCGAGCTGGAAAAATCCCGGTCTATCCGACTTCGAACGTCCCTTGAACAAACGCGGCAAACGCGACGCCCCGTTTATGGGCAAGCTGCTCGCCAAACGGGGTGTGCGGCCGGAGATCATTTTTTCAAGTCCCGCAAAAAGAGCGGTAAATAGTGCTAAAATCATCGCTGAGGAAATCGGGTATCCGCTTGAGGAAATCGTCACGCAGGCGAAAATCTATGACGCAAGTGTCGCGGATTTGCTCGAGGTCGTACATGACTTCGATAGTATCTATCGGGAAGTGATGCTCTTCGGTCATAATCCGGGTATCACCGGACTGGTGAATTACCTCTCCGATTTCGACCTCGACAATATACCCACCAGCGGAGTCGTTTGTATCGAATTCAACGGCACAGCCTGGCACAGGATTTCCCGGCACAGCGGCGCAGTGGTTTTTTTCGAATACCCGAAGAAATACCTGGATTGA
- a CDS encoding glutamate synthase subunit beta, which translates to MGKVTGFKEFVRKNPAYEPVEDRIRHWHEFSIPLTQEENEIQGARCMDCGVPFCHNGCPLGNIIPDFNDQVYRGKWQQALQTLLDTNNFPEFTGRLCPAPCESACVLSINKPAVAIKSIELAIIERGFNEDWVAPQPPRSRTGKTVAVVGSGPAGLAAADQLNRSGHKVTVFERADRIGGLLRYGIPDFKLSKAVLDRRIELMMDEGVTFHTGTHVGVDLPAVQLIADFDAIVLAGGSTKPRDLPIPGRDAEGVEFAMHFLTQANRRIAGDSILEGSDVLATDKDVVVIGGGDTGSDCVGTAIRQKARSVTQIEILPKPPESRTLQTPWPTHPGPRMLTTSTSQAEGCERRWAVMSKEFLTDESGILRGIRAEEADWSSGRPEALPNSEHELPAQLALLAMGFLHPEHALLDDFGVEKDDRGNCASHGYRTTREGVFTAGDMRRGQSLVVWAISEGRECALEVDAYLNGRPSLLEAKTKTRSDAVLQMLP; encoded by the coding sequence ATGGGTAAAGTTACCGGCTTCAAGGAATTCGTCAGAAAAAATCCGGCCTACGAACCGGTCGAAGATCGCATTCGTCACTGGCACGAGTTCAGCATTCCCCTCACCCAGGAAGAGAATGAAATCCAGGGCGCCCGCTGTATGGATTGCGGCGTTCCCTTCTGCCACAACGGCTGCCCGCTGGGAAACATCATCCCCGACTTCAACGATCAGGTGTATCGAGGCAAATGGCAGCAGGCGCTGCAGACGCTTTTGGACACCAACAATTTCCCCGAATTCACCGGACGTCTCTGCCCGGCACCCTGCGAGTCGGCCTGCGTTCTCAGCATCAACAAACCGGCGGTCGCCATCAAATCCATCGAACTCGCCATTATCGAACGCGGGTTCAATGAGGATTGGGTCGCGCCGCAGCCGCCGCGAAGCCGAACGGGGAAAACGGTCGCCGTCGTCGGATCGGGCCCGGCAGGCCTTGCCGCCGCCGATCAACTCAATCGATCGGGGCACAAGGTCACGGTCTTCGAACGGGCGGACCGGATCGGTGGCTTGCTGCGATACGGCATACCCGATTTCAAACTCTCCAAGGCTGTGCTCGATCGCCGCATCGAACTCATGATGGACGAAGGTGTGACCTTCCATACGGGAACCCACGTGGGTGTCGATTTACCCGCAGTGCAACTCATCGCCGATTTCGACGCCATCGTACTGGCCGGAGGATCGACGAAACCCCGCGATCTGCCCATCCCGGGCCGCGATGCGGAGGGGGTCGAATTCGCCATGCATTTCCTGACCCAGGCCAACCGGCGCATCGCCGGCGATTCGATCCTCGAAGGCAGCGACGTCCTGGCCACGGACAAAGACGTTGTCGTCATCGGCGGCGGAGACACCGGGTCGGACTGTGTTGGAACTGCCATTCGACAAAAAGCCCGCTCCGTCACGCAGATCGAAATTTTGCCCAAGCCGCCGGAATCCCGCACCTTGCAGACTCCCTGGCCGACCCACCCGGGGCCGCGCATGCTTACTACTTCGACTTCACAAGCCGAGGGCTGCGAAAGGCGCTGGGCGGTGATGTCGAAGGAATTCCTCACGGATGAGTCGGGAATATTGCGAGGCATCCGGGCAGAGGAAGCAGACTGGAGTTCGGGCCGGCCCGAAGCGCTCCCAAATAGCGAACACGAACTCCCTGCCCAACTGGCGCTGCTCGCCATGGGATTCCTCCATCCGGAGCATGCATTGCTGGATGACTTCGGTGTAGAAAAAGACGATCGCGGCAACTGTGCTTCGCACGGCTACCGCACGACACGCGAAGGCGTGTTCACCGCCGGCGACATGCGCCGAGGCCAATCGCTCGTGGTGTGGGCGATCAGCGAAGGACGGGAATGCGCGCTCGAGGTGGATGCGTATCTCAACGGCCGTCCTTCCCTTCTCGAAGCGAAAACGAAAACGCGCAGCGACGCCGTCCTGCAGATGCTGCCCTAA
- a CDS encoding fructose-bisphosphate aldolase class I, whose amino-acid sequence MSKQDLQSVAKALVAEGKGILAADESTGTIKKRFDSISVESTEENRRSYREMLFTTDGAADYISGVILYDETIRQSTKDGVPFPEVLSKQGTLPGIKVDTGAKPMAGFSGERVTEGLDGLRDRLAEYVKLGAKFAKWRAVITIGDGIPTVACMNANAHALARYAALCQEAGLVPIVEPEVLMDGDHDIDRCEQVTTETLNRVYDALFEMNVELEGTLLKPNMVISGKGATKQAGPEEIAEATVRTFLRTVPAAVPGIVFLSGGQTAEQATENLNAMNAMGKFPWELSFSYGRALQAPALKAWSGKVENVPAAQKVYHHRARMNGEARYGKYTPKMEKELAV is encoded by the coding sequence ATGTCAAAGCAAGATCTGCAATCTGTAGCAAAGGCACTCGTTGCCGAGGGAAAGGGCATCCTCGCGGCTGATGAAAGTACGGGAACGATCAAGAAACGTTTCGACAGCATCAGCGTAGAGTCCACGGAGGAGAACCGCCGTTCGTACCGCGAGATGTTGTTCACCACGGACGGCGCCGCGGATTACATCAGCGGCGTGATCCTTTACGACGAGACCATCCGTCAGAGCACCAAAGACGGCGTCCCGTTCCCTGAAGTATTGTCCAAGCAAGGCACGCTGCCCGGAATCAAGGTGGACACCGGCGCCAAGCCGATGGCCGGCTTTTCGGGAGAACGTGTTACGGAAGGTTTGGACGGTTTGCGCGACCGCCTGGCGGAATACGTCAAGCTGGGCGCCAAGTTCGCAAAATGGCGGGCCGTGATCACCATCGGGGACGGCATTCCGACGGTGGCATGCATGAACGCCAACGCACATGCCCTGGCGCGTTATGCTGCGCTGTGCCAGGAAGCAGGTTTGGTACCCATCGTAGAGCCGGAAGTTCTGATGGACGGCGATCACGACATTGACCGCTGCGAACAGGTTACTACTGAAACGCTGAACCGCGTCTACGATGCCCTGTTTGAAATGAACGTCGAGTTGGAAGGAACGCTGCTGAAACCCAACATGGTCATTTCCGGAAAGGGTGCGACAAAGCAGGCCGGTCCGGAAGAGATCGCCGAAGCAACCGTGCGCACGTTCCTGCGAACCGTCCCGGCCGCCGTACCCGGGATCGTCTTCCTCTCCGGCGGACAAACCGCCGAGCAGGCAACCGAGAATCTGAACGCCATGAACGCCATGGGCAAGTTCCCCTGGGAACTCAGCTTCTCCTACGGCCGTGCGCTGCAGGCGCCGGCGCTGAAAGCCTGGTCCGGAAAAGTGGAAAACGTCCCCGCGGCGCAGAAGGTCTATCATCACCGCGCCAGGATGAACGGCGAGGCGCGCTACGGAAAGTACACGCCGAAGATGGAGAAGGAACTCGCAGTCTGA